In the genome of Phormidium ambiguum IAM M-71, the window TTCCGCTATCTGTCACCAGATAGGGCTGCTAGAGAATGCAAATTAGTTTAAACTAATTACATCTGTTTCTTACAGCCGACCGCTCTACCACTGAGCTACCGAGGAATGTTTGCTCTTGCGAGCCACGATTAATAATACTAGCCGAATCTACAGGGGTTGTCAAGCACTTTGTGAGAATTTCTGAAAATTTTCGATCACTTTAACCCGTAGCGCATTTGAGCAAGGCGCTTTTGCGCTTCTGGATCTAGGGAACTGAACAAAAAACGACTGGGTGATTGATTTTTAGATTTCTGTTTCCGACGCACCCGATGATAAGTCGATTCGACTTCTTGGACTAGCTTGTATGCGGACATCCATTCTGCGCCGTATCCGATAATGGTTAGTTGTTGTGCTCTGTCTGATGTTGCTACGATTAACCTACGTTCAAATCTCTGCAAATCATGACGTAAGGTGGCACAAGCTTTTTCAATATAAGTGTCTGCTGTTTGCCCAAAGTCTGTGAAATGAACAGACAAGTTTTCGGTGATTACTTCAATGTTTCCTGGTGAAGCGCGATAATGGGCATCAAATACTATCTGAGTATGATAACCTTGATAGGCTGTGTAATCGATTAGGG includes:
- a CDS encoding NYN domain-containing protein — protein: MTPPSPSAFLLVDGYNIIGSWQKLLTLRDRKGLEAAREELIESLIDYTAYQGYHTQIVFDAHYRASPGNIEVITENLSVHFTDFGQTADTYIEKACATLRHDLQRFERRLIVATSDRAQQLTIIGYGAEWMSAYKLVQEVESTYHRVRRKQKSKNQSPSRFLFSSLDPEAQKRLAQMRYGLK